One Oncorhynchus masou masou isolate Uvic2021 chromosome 2, UVic_Omas_1.1, whole genome shotgun sequence genomic region harbors:
- the LOC135553874 gene encoding uncharacterized protein LOC135553874, which produces MGQRLSDPVPEVSHREKPKETQEHKDKPKEKRIPQALTFLQLFTLLSCVKVKKTPFDPSQSGDGRKGTTINDTNNNNDSDTGLDYSAGDVKRNKDKSKGKVGGEKHSIESQDHKSRTTQEKEKDIKLRPNSVSPDEQAKETQQKEKKKSIHPAVAALQLFTLFCCGGKVKLRKTRPSQNRQSRKDQDKDNASDTGSDLSGGDVTTQRVKDKSNGKVGREKDRTEVQLLKSSQDHEPENRRTRRQVKTPVEEIYIRPDSPTLPRAHRSVSQLSLARNLAIVPLEWQLPGVPLPTSSMATRTEKTPSSTNTSTHAQMETQTSDMNTDTRTDSTSQSQISMVSSETMIDLHMSDYITQTSTLDMALAPESTKDMNTTDEDVKDDSAKDLISTLTDTSMKKSISETSLEDLIAEYEDDNELKDMAASATPATDNDNEDAMLLEIAALFD; this is translated from the exons ATGGGTCAGAGACTAAGTGACCCTGTCCCTGAGGTATCCCATAGGGAGAAACCAAAggagacacaggaacataaagATAAACCCAAGGAGAAGAGGATCCCTCAAGCCCTGACCTTTCTTCAGCTGTTTACACTGCTGAGCTGCGTCAAGGTGAAGAAAACACCCTTTGATCCCtcccagagtggtgatgggagaaAGGGAACAACGATAAATGATACAAACAACAATAATGACTCAGATACTG GCTTGGACTACTCTGCAGGTGACGTGAAAAGAAACAAGGACAAGAGTAAAGGAAAGGTTGGGGGAGAGAAACATAGCATTGAATCTCAGGACCACAAATCCAGAACGACACAGGAAAAAGAAAAGGACATTAAACTAAGACCTAACTCG GTCTCCCCTGACGAGCAAGCAAAGGAGACCCagcagaaagagaagaagaagagcatCCATCCAGCTGTGGCGGCCCTGCAGCTGTTCACTCTCTTCTGCTGTGGTGGGAAAGTCAAGCTGAGGAAGACTCGTCCCTCTCAGaacagacagagtagaaaggacCAGGACAAAGATAATGCATCTGATACCG GTTCAGACTTGTCTGGAGGTGATGTTACAACCCAAAGGGTCAAGGACAAGAGTAATGGAAAGGTGGGCAGGGAGAAAGACCGGACTGAAGTTCAGCTGTTGAAATCATCTCAGGACCACGAACCC GAAAATCGAAGGACACGCCGGCAAGTGAAGACCCCTGTGGAGGAAATTTACATAAGACCTGACTCTCCGACTCTACCACGTGCCCAC AGATCAGTCTCTCAGTTGTCCCTGGCTCGGAACCTGGCCATCGTCCCGCTGGAGTGGCAGCTTCCCGGAGTCCCTCTGCCCACCTCGTCTATGGCAACTAGGACAGAGAAAACGCCATCCTCTACCAACACTTCGACACATGCGCAGATGGAAACACAGACATCAGATATGAACACAGACACACGGACCGATTCTACCTCTCAGAGCCAGATCTCCATGGTCTCATCGGAGACCATGATAGATCTTCACATGtcagactacattacccagacctCCACTCTTGACATGGCACTGGCCCCTGAGAGCACTAAGGACATGAACACTACTGATGAGGACGTGAAGGATGACTCTGCTAAAGATTTGATCTCCACCCTAACAGACACCTCTATGAAGAAATCCATCAGTGAGACCAGCCTGGAAGACCTCATCGCTGAGTATGAAGATGACAATGAGCTGAAGGATATGGCTGCATCCGCTACCCCTGCTACTGATAATGACAATGAGGATGCAATGCTGCTGGAGATTGCAGCACTTTTTGACTGA